A window of the Candidatus Ozemobacteraceae bacterium genome harbors these coding sequences:
- a CDS encoding rhodanese-like domain-containing protein produces MNEFFQTYGLLIDGILHLSPKEAFELVSKGATIVDVREEREMNGKQFAIGNVIAIPFSALPTEYHTLSKEAPLIIADSVGLKSKKAVLFLLSQGYTKIANLNGGIIDWETAGLPTDVNDDEVLIGQCSCQLRPKKAWRPRNP; encoded by the coding sequence ATGAACGAGTTCTTTCAGACCTATGGTCTCCTCATCGACGGGATTCTCCATCTTTCTCCGAAGGAAGCCTTCGAGCTGGTGTCGAAGGGGGCCACGATCGTGGATGTTCGCGAAGAACGGGAGATGAACGGGAAGCAATTCGCCATCGGGAACGTGATAGCCATTCCCTTCAGCGCGCTTCCGACTGAATATCACACACTATCGAAAGAAGCGCCGCTGATCATTGCCGATTCCGTCGGTCTGAAGAGCAAAAAAGCCGTTCTTTTCCTCCTGAGCCAGGGATACACGAAAATCGCCAATCTCAACGGGGGAATCATTGATTGGGAGACGGCTGGGCTACCGACCGACGTCAACGATGACGAGGTGCTGATCGGCCAGTGCTCCTGCCAACTCCGACCGAAAAAAGCATGGCGTCCCAGGAACCCCTGA
- the gcvH gene encoding glycine cleavage system protein GcvH, translating into MSDVLEITYDKFIFRVKTDCLYTREGFWAHVENQTATVGVTDFQQKIMGDVAYLGTVDPGTEVRQGQAFGQIETIKATADILSPVSGKVAEVNPQMQESPFLINQDPHGAGWIYRIDLTNLAEDMKGLITAEAYCEFMKDRLEKEARK; encoded by the coding sequence ATGAGTGACGTTCTAGAAATCACCTACGACAAATTCATCTTTCGCGTGAAGACCGACTGCCTCTATACGAGAGAGGGCTTCTGGGCGCACGTGGAGAATCAGACAGCCACGGTTGGAGTGACGGACTTCCAGCAGAAGATCATGGGCGACGTTGCCTATCTGGGCACCGTCGACCCGGGAACGGAAGTCCGCCAGGGACAGGCGTTCGGCCAGATCGAGACCATCAAGGCGACTGCAGATATCCTCTCGCCCGTTTCGGGCAAAGTGGCGGAGGTGAACCCGCAGATGCAGGAAAGCCCATTCCTTATCAACCAGGACCCGCACGGGGCCGGCTGGATTTACCGCATCGATCTGACGAATCTTGCGGAAGACATGAAGGGGCTGATCACTGCTGAAGCGTATTGCGAGTTCATGAAGGACAGACTCGAGAAAGAGGCGCGCAAATAG
- a CDS encoding putative zinc-binding protein: protein MDTSRKVVVLPCSGIGKAYGALSREIAYELAERVRPDKTAMTCLPLLVISDSDALKLVRENPVITIDGCPLECARKSLEAVGAKPAHACQSFKFYVAHKELKPEGVAQLNEAGRKLAGLAADELAATVDRLIAGEDA from the coding sequence ATGGATACCTCAAGGAAGGTTGTTGTTCTGCCCTGCAGCGGCATCGGCAAAGCTTACGGAGCCTTGTCCCGGGAGATCGCCTACGAACTGGCGGAGCGCGTCCGACCGGACAAAACGGCGATGACCTGCCTGCCGCTCCTGGTGATCAGCGATTCTGACGCCCTGAAGCTCGTCAGGGAGAATCCCGTCATAACGATCGACGGCTGTCCGCTGGAATGCGCCCGGAAAAGCCTCGAGGCCGTGGGCGCAAAGCCGGCGCATGCCTGCCAGTCATTCAAATTTTATGTGGCCCACAAAGAGCTCAAGCCGGAAGGCGTGGCCCAGCTGAATGAAGCTGGCCGCAAGCTGGCGGGACTTGCCGCCGACGAACTGGCTGCAACGGTGGACAGGCTGATCGCCGGGGAGGATGCGTGA
- a CDS encoding putative zinc-binding protein, translated as MKIGIVSCSGEERPEGTVCRMACRRLLEQATDKTVTICLPLFIAGGREERTFATKYPTITVDGCEKRCAARATETLSAKPRMTLLIPEILQKHGLAVPKKRRNYGPDEEPAIQAVIEELAGAVETVLANI; from the coding sequence GTGAAAATCGGAATCGTTTCATGCAGCGGTGAGGAGCGGCCCGAAGGAACGGTCTGCCGCATGGCCTGTCGGAGACTGCTGGAGCAGGCGACCGACAAAACCGTCACGATCTGCCTGCCCCTGTTCATCGCAGGCGGAAGAGAGGAACGGACCTTCGCCACGAAATACCCCACGATCACGGTGGACGGCTGCGAGAAACGCTGCGCCGCACGAGCCACGGAAACCCTGTCGGCAAAACCTCGCATGACGCTGCTCATCCCGGAGATTCTTCAAAAACACGGTCTCGCGGTTCCGAAGAAACGTCGGAACTACGGACCGGATGAGGAACCCGCGATTCAGGCGGTCATCGAGGAGCTTGCCGGGGCCGTCGAAACGGTGCTGGCGAACATCTGA
- a CDS encoding OsmC family protein: MAIYTNKVEWRGNHLGYTWCQNGVEMEFSAPPDLHGLPNVMTPEDAFIASSNTCYFMMVLWAAERFKLALVSLECHAEGEVEEFLDRTSWFKKVTLRPRIVVNGQSRAYIQRALDMALKYSTINQSLKSQIVIEPEIIIQGGEKTSG, from the coding sequence ATGGCTATATATACGAACAAAGTGGAATGGCGTGGGAATCACCTGGGGTACACCTGGTGCCAAAACGGTGTGGAGATGGAGTTTTCCGCGCCGCCAGACCTTCACGGTTTGCCGAATGTGATGACCCCCGAGGATGCGTTCATCGCGTCATCGAACACGTGCTACTTCATGATGGTCCTCTGGGCCGCCGAACGGTTCAAACTGGCTCTGGTGAGCCTGGAGTGCCATGCCGAAGGCGAGGTCGAGGAGTTCCTCGACCGCACGTCGTGGTTCAAAAAGGTCACCCTGCGCCCCAGGATCGTCGTCAACGGTCAGTCCCGGGCATACATCCAGCGGGCTCTCGATATGGCCCTGAAATACTCCACCATCAACCAGTCGCTCAAGTCACAGATCGTCATCGAACCGGAGATCATCATCCAGGGCGGCGAAAAAACGAGTGGATGA
- a CDS encoding arsenate reductase ArsC, giving the protein MKYRILYLCTGNSCRSQMAEGWTRPLWPDLFDVQSAGVTANGLDEDAVKVMAEKGVDISRHQSKTLDTLPCLTYDFVITVCSHADETCPVFPGRTRRLHHGFDDPPRLALAAKTPEEALSHYRRVRDEIGAFVTQLPQFLHLQEATHE; this is encoded by the coding sequence ATGAAATATCGCATACTCTATCTTTGCACGGGAAATTCATGCCGGAGCCAGATGGCCGAAGGCTGGACCCGGCCCCTCTGGCCCGACCTTTTCGACGTTCAATCGGCCGGTGTCACGGCGAATGGGCTGGACGAAGATGCCGTGAAGGTCATGGCCGAGAAGGGAGTCGACATTTCCAGGCACCAGTCGAAAACGCTCGATACTCTGCCCTGTCTCACCTATGATTTCGTCATCACCGTCTGCAGCCATGCCGACGAGACTTGTCCGGTCTTTCCCGGCCGGACGCGAAGGCTTCATCATGGCTTCGATGACCCGCCGCGACTCGCCCTGGCGGCAAAAACCCCCGAAGAGGCTTTGTCTCATTACCGGCGAGTGCGCGATGAAATAGGCGCATTCGTTACCCAGCTGCCGCAATTTCTTCACCTCCAGGAGGCCACACATGAGTGA